Proteins encoded in a region of the Salvelinus fontinalis isolate EN_2023a chromosome 17, ASM2944872v1, whole genome shotgun sequence genome:
- the LOC129813535 gene encoding zinc finger protein 658-like: protein MLSSVSLRAQIASIIEVLSKTAVAEISKVVDDGIVVLRVEMCRRENEINVLKNNVQQLDSELRRARGIQPRRRIHHGRSVAAENLGRKGTGKSGTTSVRRTSLEKLQPEGDGNGKDEAVGPADETLVKIEPGGEGEQEEQTTRRKYKYRLEAELSTYERDSQTWMSSTQEDNDMETNSLCLPDHSPGTSGMTAASCSNVSLPGKPYLESNVREDMILQLRQQQHYRQSDALRRTSDGTVKSNPDPQSEFGFGPNYNSARRARTKRFFQVNKHFICTLCGKSFERYSHLERHLRIHTGEKPYSCDICGRCFNQKGSLKGHLKTHRVSMDGLANNEEKPRLDRRQTEEEQLNGKDEVFHTAPQMPMKSEPGEEKDAFQTLDPKAEEQTAGRAEQRLDEELSMYARDSQPWMSGPQADNDMETSNSEYFSSSGQNSQCLTNHSPVLPVSGMVEASCSSGSFPGKPYVDVSEDMILQLRQKHYGSSDTLLIASDGTVQPNSRVMDAASLNHPPIFSSFPERKVKTFQGVTKDKKCFICSFCGKVFERVGHLERHQRIHTGEKPYSCDICGRCFNQKGSLKGHLKTHRDGADMLTGQPPLEDKKPDVYPRPSEYPEEPRDQPTSAEAQPSSGYSEEEEEGRGQGLVGEAEKEKQFESQILSQSGPPHQQSTERPGYQDDPEYVMDERESQLCRSFTERHSDTESGSLHPGCSSDVTKQQNSHPVSPSVKYHHSPFDGLHHHHGFYTSASREVELGDVSFQEEKDKLDVIEQEQYAGMVLHARNREDGDGTILPRFQNRVPPPQLPVEEETAMSAYITQPNYSQEGILFALGIDSFDSTEGSSATTDDTRNRCFICSFCGKSFDRHSHFERHLHTHTGEKPYSCEICGKTFTQKSSLKAHQRLHTG, encoded by the exons ATGTTGAGCAGTGTTTCTCTCCGGGCTCAGATCGCTTCCATCATAGAGGTACTTTCTAAAACTGCGGTTGCAGAAATTAGCAAAGTAGTCGACGATGGCATAGTTGTGTTACGTGTAGAAATGTGTCGACGGGAAAATGAAATCAACGTCCTGAAAAATAATGTACAACAACTTGACAGCGAGCTTCGAAGAGCTCGAGGGATTCAACCTCGAAGACGCATCCATCATGGTCGATCAGTCGCTGCTGAGAATCTTGGGAGAAAAG GGACTGGTAAAAGCGGTACCACTTCTGTGAGGAGGACCTCACTTGAAAAACTGCAGCCTGAGGGAGATGGTAACGGAAAGGATGAAGCCGTTGGACCTGCGGATGAGACTCTGGTCAAGATTGAGCCGGGAGGGGAGGGTGAACAGGAAGAGCAGACTACAAGGAGAAAATACAAGTATCGTCTTGAAGCTGAACTGTCAACGTACGAGAGAGACAGCCAGACGTGGATGTCCAGTACACAAGAAGACAATGATATGGAGACAAACTCACTGTGTCTCCCCGATCACTCTCCTGGAACTTCTGGAATGACGGCAGCATCATGCAGCAATGTTTCATTACCAGGGAAACCATATTTGGAGTCTAATGTCAGAGAGGATATGATTTTACAGCtcagacagcaacaacattatcGGCAGTCAGACGCGCTCAGGAGAACAAGCGACGGCACAGTAAAGTCAAACCCAGACCCTCAAAGTGAATTCGGTTTTGGCCCGAATTATAATTCGGCAAGGAGAGCGAGGACCAAGAGATTTTTCCAGGTTAATAAACACTTCATTTGCACactgtgtggaaagagttttgaaCGTTACAGTCATCTTGAAAGGCATCTACGAATTCATACGGGTGAGAAACCGTACAGCTGTGACATATGTGGAAGGTGTTTCAACCAGAAGGGTAGCCTCAAAGGGCATCTGAAGACTCACAGAG TATCGATGGATGGACTAGCTAACAACGAAGAGAAGCCTCGCCTGGATAGACGTCAGACTGAGGAAGAGCAGTTGAACGGAAAGGACGAAGTGTTCCATACTGCTCCTCAGATGCCTATGAAGTCTGAGCCAGGGGAGGAGAAGGATGCATTCCAGACACTAGATCCTAAAGCAGAAGAACAGACTGCAGGGAGAGCAGAACAGCGACTGGATGAGGAATTGTCAATGTACGCGAGAGACAGCCAGCCGTGGATGTCCGGTCCACAAGCAGACAACGATATGGAGACGAGCAATTCAGAATATTTCAGCAGTTCGGGTCAGAACTCCCAGTGTCTAACTAATCactctcctgtacttcctgtctcAGGAATGGTGGAGGCGTCATGCAGCAGTGGTTCATTTCCAGGGAAACCATATGTAGATGTCAGCGAGGATATGATTTTACAGCTCAGGCAGAAACATTATGGATCTTCAGACACACTCTTGATAGCAAGTGACGGTACAGTACAGCCAAACTCACGGGTCATGGACGCGGCTTCTCTGAACCATCCTCCCATCTTCTCCAGTTTTCCGGAAAGGAAAGTGAAAACCTTCCAAGGAGTCACCAAGGACAAGAAGTGCTTCATCTGCTCATTCTGTGGGAAAGTTTTTGAGCGTGTTGGTCATCTGGAAAGGCACCAGCGAATTCATACGGGTGAGAAACCGTATAGTTGTGACATATGTGGAAGGTGTTTCAACCAGAAGGGTAGCCTCAAAGGGCATCTGAAGACACACAGAG ACGGTGCTGACATGCTAACGGGTCAACCTCCGCTAGAGGATAAGAAGCCTGACGTTTATCCTAGACCCTCGGAGTACCCAGAAGAACCGAGGGATCAGCCCACATCTGCTGAAGCACAGCCTAGCTCAGGGtacagtgaggaggaggaggagggcagggGGCAGGGGTTGGTGGGGGAAGCAGAGAAAGAGAAGCAGTTTGAATCCCAGATACTCAGTCAGTCAGGACCTCCACACCAACAAAGCACAGAGCGACCAGGTTACCAGGACGACCCAGAGTATGTCATggatgagagggagagtcagCTGTGTAGATCTTTCACAGAGAGGCACAGTGATACTGAGTCTGGATCACTACATCCAGGTTGCTCCTCTGATGTGACAAAGCAGCAGAACTCCCATCCTGTTTCACCCAGTGTCAAATACCATCACAGTCCTTTTGATGGACTGCACCACCACCACGGGTTCTATACGTCAGCTTCTAGAGAGGTGGAATTGGGAGACGTGTCTTTTCAGGAAGAGAAAGACAAGTTGGATGTGATTGAGCAAGAGCAGTACGCAGGGATGGTTCTACATGCAAGGAACAGGGAGGATGGTGATGGGACAATACTACCCAGGTTTCAGAACCGGGTACCACCGCCACAACTACCTGTAGAGGAGGAAACGGCAATGAGCGCTTACATCACACAACCAAACTACAGTCAAGAGGGGATTTTATTTGCCCTTGGCATAGACAGTTTTGACAGTACAGAGGGCAGCAGTGCCACTACAGACGACACAAGAAATAGATGTTTCATATGCTCCTtttgtggaaagagttttgaTCGCCATAGTCATTTTGAAAGACACCTGCACACTCATACTGGTGAGAAGCCCTACAGCTGTGAGATATGTGGTAAGACTTTCACTCAGAAGAGCAGCCTGAAAGCTCATCAGAGACTTCATACAGGTTAA
- the LOC129813536 gene encoding zinc finger and BTB domain-containing protein 17-like isoform X2, whose protein sequence is MVWCSVPGCANYKQAQAAGVTFHRLPVRDITRSRQWLAAIKNAAYDVNTALDKYPNVRVCSQHFQPEHFETDLKSQLMGLPGRRTLKSEAIPSIFPFISKRKASDQPTSAQQKRSRAEYLKSIEALITPEVAPILPGRKNKGVLTRPRVQDSGTSIDITPESADVCVNRVCLMQLFLLCERCGCDCDARIQDELGCFSVVQTCPFCSHHRKWMSQPSFAQETCGLNEEAVGGTLSQPCEDRDPDLENICLTMEITEELCEHDSRSSDEESEEDEKPKKRNKQERSDETEWEPSDEEDIVMDSGSSEDLETAGSSGLTEKADVDNSQSGIEKEERLVEWCTDCGAEPVLACTTQRHKKLYACGVCVSEVQQAVGFDRFYMQFEDPDSFEEHVRREHNTQPHRLLCTDCGIFPHKKDHRCEHKIKKFRCVDCGKRCRTETGIKIHRHLHHPDHVFPCKFCLQPFKTRSDKLTHEESHQDENSPYQCSECSEKFNDLMARNSHLRTHSNLNRNICHTCYKEFSNKNHLERHVIIHTRQKPHMCQVCQQSFNQASHLKSHMRLHTGERPFKCQLCEKCFNHNVSLKNHIQRYHGPEESNTG, encoded by the exons ATGGTGTGGTGCTCAGTACCTGGATGTGCGAACTACAAGCAAGCACAGGCTGCTGGGGTAACGTTTCATCGGTTACCTGTCAGAGATATTACTCGTAGTCGACAGTGGCTGGCGGCAATAAAGAACGCAGCCTATGATGTGAATACTGCACTGGATAAATATCCAAATGTCCGTGTTTGTAGCCAGCACTTTCAGCCAGAGCATTTCGAAACGGACCTGAAGTCTCAACTGATGGGGTTGCCAGGTCGTCGCACGTTGAAAAGTGAAGCTATTCCATCGATTTTCCCCTTCATTTCAAAGAGGAAGGCATCCGATCAGCCAACATCAGCGCAGCAGAAAAGAAGTCGAGCTGAG TATCTGAAGAGTATTGAAGCTCTCATCACCCCAGAG GTGGCTCCAATATTGCCTGGAAGGAAGAACAAAG GTGTTCTGACCCGTCCCCGTGTCCAGGATTCTGGAACCAGCATTGACATTACACCTGA GAgtgcagatgtgtgtgtgaacagagtCTGTCTGATGCAGCTCTTCCTGCTCTGCGAGAGGTGTGGCTGCGACTGTGATGCCAGGATCCAGGATGAACTGGGTTGCTTCTCTGTCGTTCAGACGTGCCCGTTCTGCAGTCACCACAGGAAATGGATGAGCCAGCCCTCTTTTGCCCAGGAAACCTGTGGATTGAATGAAGAG GCGGTTGGAGGGACATTGTCCCAGCCATGTGAAGATAGAGACCCAGACCTAGAGAACATTTGCTTGACTATGGAAATCACTGAGGAGTTGTGTGAACATGATTCTCggtcctcggacgaggagagtgAGGAGGACGAAAAGCCCAAGAAACGGAATAAGCAGGAGAGATCAGATGAGACCGAGTGGGAGCCGTCTGATGAGGAAGACATTGTAATGGACTCTGGTTCTTCTGAGGATTTGGAAACGGCAGGTTCCTCTGGTCTAACAGAAAAGGCCGACGTTGATAATTCTCAGAGCggaatagagaaagaagagagactTGTGGAGTGGTGTACTGACTGTGGAGCCGAGCCCGTACTCGCCTGCACCACACAGCGCCATAAGAAACTGTacgcctgtggtgtgtgtgtgagtgaggtccAACAAGCTGTTGGATTTGACCGATTCTACATGCAGTTCGAGGACCCGGACAGCTTCGAGGAACATGTACGAcgggaacacaacacacaacctCATAGGTTGCTCTGTACAGACTGTGGCATCTTTCCTCACAAGAAGGACCATCGGTGTGAGCACAAGATCAAGAAATTCCGCTGTGTAGACTGTGGTAAGCGCTGTAGGACTGAAACGGGTATCAAGATTCACAGGCACCTCCACCACCCTGACCATGTTTTCCCCTGTAAGTTCTGCCTGCAGCCATTCAAAACCAGGTCAGACAAACTGACACACGAGGAGAGCCATCAGGATGAGAACTCTCCCTACCAGTGCTCAGAATGCTCCGAAAAATTTAATGACCTAATGGCAAGGAACAGCCACCTACGAACCCACAGCAACCTGAATAGAAACATCTGCCACACTTGTTACAAAGAATTTTCTAACAAAAACCATCTGGAGAGGCATGTGATTATTCACACAAGGCAGAAGCCCCACATGTGCCAGGTCTGCCAACAGTCCTTCAACCAAGCGAGCCACCTCAAGTCCCACATGCGCCTCCACACAGGGGAGAGGCCCTTCAAGTGCCAGCTGTGTGAGAAGTGCTTCAATCACAATGTCAGTCTGAAGAACCACATCCAACGCTATCATGGCCCTGAGGAGAGTAACACaggctga
- the LOC129813536 gene encoding zinc finger and BTB domain-containing protein 17-like isoform X1, producing the protein MPVWCSVPYCANYKLAQKEGVIFHSLPTGDIPRCRKWLAAIKNNIYNVNTPVAKYQNIRVCSQHFRPEDYLRDYQSELMGKPNRRQLKRDAIPSVFSFTTKRKTSDQPTPAQKKRSRLEYLKSIEALITPEVAPILPGRKNKGVLTRPRVQDSGTSIDITPESADVCVNRVCLMQLFLLCERCGCDCDARIQDELGCFSVVQTCPFCSHHRKWMSQPSFAQETCGLNEEAVGGTLSQPCEDRDPDLENICLTMEITEELCEHDSRSSDEESEEDEKPKKRNKQERSDETEWEPSDEEDIVMDSGSSEDLETAGSSGLTEKADVDNSQSGIEKEERLVEWCTDCGAEPVLACTTQRHKKLYACGVCVSEVQQAVGFDRFYMQFEDPDSFEEHVRREHNTQPHRLLCTDCGIFPHKKDHRCEHKIKKFRCVDCGKRCRTETGIKIHRHLHHPDHVFPCKFCLQPFKTRSDKLTHEESHQDENSPYQCSECSEKFNDLMARNSHLRTHSNLNRNICHTCYKEFSNKNHLERHVIIHTRQKPHMCQVCQQSFNQASHLKSHMRLHTGERPFKCQLCEKCFNHNVSLKNHIQRYHGPEESNTG; encoded by the exons ATGCCCGTGTGGTGTTCTGTACCATACTGTGCTAATTACAAACTAGCCCAAAAAGAAGGAGTAATCTTTCACAGTTTACCTACCGGAGATATACCCCGATGCCGTAAATGGCTCGCGGCTATCAAGAATAATATTTACAATGTCAACACACCAGTGGCCAAGTATCAAAACATCCGCGTCTGTAGTCAACATTTTCGGCCAGAAGATTATTTGAGGGATTATCAATCTGAATTGATGGGGAAGCCAAATCGACGGCAGCTAAAAAGGGACGCGATACCATCGGTGTTTTCCTTCACAACAAAACGGAAGACATCCGATCAACCAACACCAGCACAGAAGAAAAGATCTCGATTAGAG TATCTGAAGAGTATTGAAGCTCTCATCACCCCAGAG GTGGCTCCAATATTGCCTGGAAGGAAGAACAAAG GTGTTCTGACCCGTCCCCGTGTCCAGGATTCTGGAACCAGCATTGACATTACACCTGA GAgtgcagatgtgtgtgtgaacagagtCTGTCTGATGCAGCTCTTCCTGCTCTGCGAGAGGTGTGGCTGCGACTGTGATGCCAGGATCCAGGATGAACTGGGTTGCTTCTCTGTCGTTCAGACGTGCCCGTTCTGCAGTCACCACAGGAAATGGATGAGCCAGCCCTCTTTTGCCCAGGAAACCTGTGGATTGAATGAAGAG GCGGTTGGAGGGACATTGTCCCAGCCATGTGAAGATAGAGACCCAGACCTAGAGAACATTTGCTTGACTATGGAAATCACTGAGGAGTTGTGTGAACATGATTCTCggtcctcggacgaggagagtgAGGAGGACGAAAAGCCCAAGAAACGGAATAAGCAGGAGAGATCAGATGAGACCGAGTGGGAGCCGTCTGATGAGGAAGACATTGTAATGGACTCTGGTTCTTCTGAGGATTTGGAAACGGCAGGTTCCTCTGGTCTAACAGAAAAGGCCGACGTTGATAATTCTCAGAGCggaatagagaaagaagagagactTGTGGAGTGGTGTACTGACTGTGGAGCCGAGCCCGTACTCGCCTGCACCACACAGCGCCATAAGAAACTGTacgcctgtggtgtgtgtgtgagtgaggtccAACAAGCTGTTGGATTTGACCGATTCTACATGCAGTTCGAGGACCCGGACAGCTTCGAGGAACATGTACGAcgggaacacaacacacaacctCATAGGTTGCTCTGTACAGACTGTGGCATCTTTCCTCACAAGAAGGACCATCGGTGTGAGCACAAGATCAAGAAATTCCGCTGTGTAGACTGTGGTAAGCGCTGTAGGACTGAAACGGGTATCAAGATTCACAGGCACCTCCACCACCCTGACCATGTTTTCCCCTGTAAGTTCTGCCTGCAGCCATTCAAAACCAGGTCAGACAAACTGACACACGAGGAGAGCCATCAGGATGAGAACTCTCCCTACCAGTGCTCAGAATGCTCCGAAAAATTTAATGACCTAATGGCAAGGAACAGCCACCTACGAACCCACAGCAACCTGAATAGAAACATCTGCCACACTTGTTACAAAGAATTTTCTAACAAAAACCATCTGGAGAGGCATGTGATTATTCACACAAGGCAGAAGCCCCACATGTGCCAGGTCTGCCAACAGTCCTTCAACCAAGCGAGCCACCTCAAGTCCCACATGCGCCTCCACACAGGGGAGAGGCCCTTCAAGTGCCAGCTGTGTGAGAAGTGCTTCAATCACAATGTCAGTCTGAAGAACCACATCCAACGCTATCATGGCCCTGAGGAGAGTAACACaggctga